In Procambarus clarkii isolate CNS0578487 chromosome 38, FALCON_Pclarkii_2.0, whole genome shotgun sequence, the genomic window ATACAAATGTGGCCTATGGACAACAGAATCAATTTAGACTAGGCTAATTATGTTATCCTCGCAATAATAAGATCAATGTATCATGATTCTTCGTTAACATATAATTACCCACTTTATCTGGCGTGCCATCTGCTTCCCCTGGCGGTCCACCTGCCGGTCCACCCGCTTCCTCTGGCGGTCCACCTGCTTCCTCTGGCGGTCCACCTGCTTCCTCTGGCGGTCCACCTGCTTCCCCTGGCGAGGCATGTGGCAGGTGCCGGCTCCGGATGATGTGGTGAGTCtgccggtggtggtgtggctccATGGCGGCAGCTTCGTGGTGGGCGGCGCCGCCTCTCTGGACGAGTCCTTCCTGATGGACCGGGACATCGTCCTCGTCATTCCCCAGTACCGACTGGGTCTCTTAGGTACCACAACTCTTGTATGTGATAATATTAGTATCTAGGCTGAGTATCATCGTTCAGAAAGTTGTAAAAGATAGTTAGCTGGTTAGTTTAAAAAGTTATTATTGGTAATTTGATATAATGTTATGCTAATCTTGTTACATAGTTGTACAGTATATGTAATTTCTAGTGAGTATGCTAATGCTGCAGTGTAATTTTAATTTTTCTAAGGGTCTTTTTCGTAATtaaattataatgtgtattttaatAGGTTTTCTGTTCCAATCACTTTACAAATCCAGTTTACTGCTCAATTAcaaaaatatttaacaaaattgTCATAAAAGTTAACACAATCATCCAAATTTAATATTCGCGAATTAGAAACGAATTAAATATAGTAAGATATGGCTATAGAGCAACCCATCCTGTTTATATAGTAATTTTTATAACGTGCAACAtggtacaaatattgacgtactaaggAATTAAAAaatagaattttgtactattcagaTTATAGAGCCGAACAAATATGAAGCTTAAAAACAATCTTAAATATTCATAAGCCTAGCACATATATACtcaattaggcctcagatagcgtgtattaggcctaggaaggttaggttcggttagtttAGTTTGCCTTTGCAACATAGAAaatattttccagtttgtccaatttCAATAGTACAGATTTCTGCTTTCTAATTGCGTGTAACGTCGGTATATTTACTATGCTaaatactaccaaaacaggaggatgggctgtatatAGTTATGCTGTCTATGTCTAGCAATTACGCAGGAAGGTTTACTAGGAATAATATTCACAAGGATCAGTTTTGTTCTTATATAGAATGTATAGGTTTAGGTCGTCACAATTGCTAAGAGATGATATGTTTAGATGCTCAGGTATTGCTTATTCGTTAAAGAAAATGATACACGCTACCAAACAGATGCACAAGGTggtatataaattgaatatatatatatatatatatatatatatatatatatatatatatatatatatatatatatatatatatatatatatatatatatatatatatatatatatattgaggatACAAATGGCCCTCAGTCAAGCGAATAAATACGAACCGAGTAACATTACACTCCCAAATGTAATGAAAAATGTATAATGACTCTTGTTAGGCTGCACAATCTCATTAACAAAGCCTTTTTCCAGGGTTTCTCGCCACCAGCACCGGACGCATTCCAGGCAACATGGGGATGCTGGATCAAGTAGAAGCACTTCGGTGGGTGCGCGACAACATCGCTGCCTTTGGCGGCAATCCTGAGGAAGTCACCCTTGCTGGAGACTGTGGAGGCGGGGCGGCCGCTATCTACCACATGCTGTCTCCGCTATCGCAAGGTGGGACACCACTCGAATTTCTGATTTGGTTTGTTTTCGTATGATAttctggtgctacatagccttcccgccctggtgccttcttttgataaccaCTTACTTACTTGTATGATATTCATCAAATCAAGATTTTGGTGTTTGCCCATAATCATTTCACGAATTTATCTAAACATTACAGCGTGCATATTTATTTTAACTAATAAACTTAGTAACGCACGTCCGTTATTGGGCTGATCCAACGTTAGTACTAATGTTCATAGTAACAATTACATTATTGTATTTACCTTCAGTTCTTGATTTGTTTTTGTGTCTGTAACATTTTCCATTACTACTCACGGGATAGGAATAACTAGGTGTATAATAAACTAAATTGAGCCTAGCAATGTTCCACCCTTAACGCTCAATAAACTCATAGTAACGTGGATGTGTGCAACAGATTTTTTCTACTATATCTGCTCAGTAAGCTTAGTAACGTAGGTGTGCAAAAGGCCTGTCCCACTGTAGAGGCTCAGTAAGCCTATTACCATAGGTGACTAACAGGTCTGTTCCACCGTGGGTGCTCAATAAGCCTAGAATTATAGGTACTGTATGTTCCAGTGTAGGCGCTCAATAAACCAAGTAACATAGGCGTATAACAGGTCTGTTCCACTGTGAGTGCTCAATAAGCCTAGTAACGAAGGTGTGTAACAGGTCTGTTCCAGCGCGTGTTATCACTGTCCGGGTCGCCATTGTCACCATGGGCACTCAACTCCAGGCCCCATCGTTTCATGCTCATTCTGGCCAACATACTAAAGTGTCCAGCCTACGACCAGAGTCTCTTCCTCAAGTGCCTCCAGGAGCTCGACCAGGCAGAGCTCCTCGAACCTACTCAAATTGTTATCGAGGTAAAGCTTATAATACTGATGGTAATCATAATGCAAACACAAAGAAGATAGGTTTTAATTGTAGAGGAAAGATTTTTGCATTGGATAAAGTCCTTATAGGCGAAACGTTGTTTGATATTAGTGTGTTTAGGCAGCGTACAGGAGCCGACTCTTGTTAGCTCATCTTAAGCCTTAGCCTACTAGTTTTCACTGAAACACATCCTGCTAAGTGATTTACAACCAGGTACTCTCGACTTGGGGTTTCTCTGAATCTGTcactattattaataataattataacaatAGAAATATAGTAATTCATCATCAATATCAGATTCCCATTCTTGAGTTTCACAAGCTTTTACCAAAGGATATTATAGGCTTCACAGCAATATAGAAAACGAAGGCAACAATATTCAAACCCCCCACCAATTCATTCACTATTCCTACCTCGTTAAAAAATAGTATAAGAACTGTCCGATGAATTCTTGACAAAGGAAAATTTCCCCTAGATTGGAAACTACAAACAAATCGGCCTTACATTACACCATctttttacaatcttgtaaaaggATAACAATATAGATTGTGTCAACAATAAATCCTGCCCACCTAACGAACCTGTTTACATTTCTGGAAACGGTGCCTAATGAAGATGTTTACATTTCTGGAAACGGTGCCTAACGAACCTGTTTACATTTCTGGAAACGGTGCCTAATGAAGCTGTTTACATTTCTGGAAACGGTGCCTAATGAAGCTGTTTACATTTCTGGAAACGGTGCCTAATGAAGCTGTTTACATTTCTGGAAACGGTGCCTAATGAAGCTGTTTACATTTCTGGAAACGGTGCCTAATGAAGCTGTTTACATTTCTGGAAACGGTGCCTAATGAAGCTGTTTACATTTCTGGAAATGGTGCCTAATGAAGCTGTTTACATTTCTGGAAACGGTGCCTAATGAAGCCGTTTACATTTCTGGAAACGGTGCCTAATGAAGCCGTTTACATTTCTGGAAACGGTGCCTAATGAAGCCGTTTACATTTCTGGAAACGGTGCCTAATGAAGCCGTTTACATTTCTGGAAACGGTGCCTAATGAAGCCGTTTACATTTCTGGAAACGGTGCCTAACGAAGCTGTTTACATTTATGGAAACGGCAGCAAATATGCAAATAAAGGACTTCCAGTAGATGTAATCTACGTCGGCTTcaataaagcttttgataaaaatAAAATGGGTAAAAATAGATATAACAGATTGTTAAAATAAAGCTAAGAGTTGAACTGAATGGAAGATAATCTGATGGGAAAATGTTCTGAGTGGAGTACTACAAGGTTCCATTTTAGGGCCAACCCTTTTTTGTAATAGATACACAATATAGATGACAAAATCACAATCCACCATCAAATTTGTATATGATATAAAAATCTAAGGTAAAATCGGGAGCGGAAACTATTCAGGTTTCGAAAAACAATACATGATCTCCACGAATAGTCAGAAGACAGGCAAAGGCTTTTCAATATTAACAAATGCAAGatgttgtatatatacataccatTACTTATCATGACTACCGTACCAACAATGCCTGTGCAGCAGACTTTTGGAGAAAGGGACCTAAAGAAGTTATGAAACACCAGCCATTGAAACGATAAACAAGCAAGAGTTGTGATAGGAAAAAAACCAACCAAATCTTTGGACTAATAATCCTAGGAGCCTCTAATTTCAAAGAAAAGGTGGTGGTTATTAAGGCCCTTAAAATCTTTGGTGAGCCCTCCACCATCTGGACTACTGTATCCAGGCCTTGAGGCATCACTTTCAAAAGACCATAAGAAGATggtgacctcatcttcagaagacAGGGTCTTCTGAAGATGAGGAGACAGGGTCTTCTGAAGATGAGTGTATTGAAGTGAGGGcggagaggtagaacagcttgttggcagagcccgagtgcatgggggatttatgtgaaaccctggtttgtgtctaggAGAGGCTGCAGTATCCGCGTGAGGTCAGTGGAACTCCCGGttacaattcttttaccatgtcgtggcctagtcgactaaggcagcgtctgggatcatcccgagcGCAAGTTCGAaacttcatcacggcccttgtggatttgctcatttgatgcatcacgctattgtgatttctgtgtgcaaatgaggggaccttcgacaagccgccagcttcctgtccccgcCGAAACCACTATTGTTAGTAACCCTCAGGTAAATTGCTTCGGAGAAAGTTGAAATGACAAAAACCCATCTTGGAACTAAGTAAGGTTGAGGGCCTCAGGACTAACAAAACAAACCAGACTCGAGAGAGCTAATaataggtaattatcaggagaaaagcaccaagccattacgactatatagcactgggaaggggtcaggataaggatttgggatggagtggaggcaaggaatgatgcccaaccacttgtggacggtcggggattgaacgctgacctgcatgaagcgagaccgtcgttctaccgccaAGTCCAAGGAttgaaataattataataattaaaataatgcaaaaaatacaaatataaatgATTGTTTGCTACGTGTTTGCTGTTGTGAGAactataatactaataataatatttataaaatacaGTGGTACATATACTACAGTGGTTACATAGTAGGTACAGCAATTGTATAACATATAAAGCCACTAATTACCCAGAGCGTTTGGGCATAACTTAAATAAATAAGTGAATTTAGTTTTAAATTTGTTGGAGTTAACAGTTAATATGGTGACTACAGGGTCGCGACCCACTGGTGGGGAACCACAGGCTGGCGCCGCACGTGCAGAAGGCTGAGCAGAGCGACGAGAGCAGCCTCTTCCTTCACCAGCACCCGCTCAAGGGCCTCACTGAAGGCAGTTTCCACAAGGTGCCCGTCCTCATGGGCGTGACCAGAGATGTCGGCAGCTACCTCGTTGACATGGGTGAGGGGACAAAAGCAACCCAGGTTGTTATATGACGTTTATGTACGTTCAGTAACCAGATAGTTGCAGTAACATGGCTGAAAATTAGACTACTAACTTACAAATCTGAAAATAATGGAATTGACTATTTTGATTGCTGCCGGCGAAGTCGTCGGCTAGTTTGATAATGGACGGAGCGAAACATCGTCAAAAAAAATCGTCAAttcctttattttcagatttgtAGCTTGAAGGGCTTATCAGATATTAAGTTTATTATAGCTACCGACACTGACATGGGTAAGAAAGGACGAGGCTTTTGTATAATGTTTATCTATGTATGTTCAACAATTGGTGCTAGTTTCCCCGCCTTCCAAACCATGGATTACTCTGACTAGCTAATTTCTCCGCCCCCAGAGAATTGGCTTACACTTTTGCACTAGTTTCCTGCCTACCGAACCATGGATTATACCTTTAATGGTGGTAAAACTAATTATTGTATTATCTTTGTTTTAATACAGGTCAGAGTGGTATTAACGAATGCTTTTGGTATTGCAGAATTTTACGAGTTGATGGAGTACAAGCTAGCGAATGACCAGGAGTTTCTCGGTAAACTTCTTGAGTTGTTACTCAAGGAAAACGGTAGGTGATAAGTATTATCTCAAAATGTAAAACTCGATACAGTAATTGCTGTAAACATGACCGAAACGCTGCATGTAATTAGTGGCTATATAAATTGTACATCACAGGCTAACAACCCACAACGGTTGATTAAGTCCCGGCACTTATTTACTGaaagtgaacagacgcatcagatgaaaggaaacttgcccaaccatttctgtcccactggGAATTGAATTCGGGATCTATAGGTTATCATTGAAATCCTAtaacgggtttgatccccgggggTGGGTCAGAAGTGGttaggcatgtttcctttcacctaatgcctctgttcacccagcagtcaagaggtatccaggagttaggcaactgttgtggggttgcatcatgAGGGGGGGGTCAGTGGTTGGaccttgggtgggggggggtgttcttaatacaagcctaaagtatattTATTCTAAGTCAATATATTACCCCAGAATAAAGGTGGATGCACTTGTAGATATGAATGCATAATTTATTTttctctttattaaataataaataagagTCATATATACATTAATTTACAAGGAAAAAACTACATATAGTTGATATAGTAAATCAATGTTTCATACCATCACAATGCTTCCTTCCTTGTAAGaagttcaatattttgtctacttagtaaccctcctgcctgcctatccacacacacacacggtgtgttgacagggttgataaagacaggctgtttaacacaaggggaacacgcactaggggacacaggtggaaactgagttcccaaatgagccacagagatattagaaagaactttttttttagtgtcagagtggttgacaaatggaatgcattaggaagtgatgtggtggaggctgactccatacacagtttcaagtgtagatatgatagagcccaataggctcaggaacctgtacacctgttgattgacggttgagaggcgggaccaaagagccagagctcaacccctgcaagcacaactaggtgagtactgtaatCACATTATTGTCTTATCCTCAACAGATATTTCTGACTTCACAACACACGAGGAAGAGTTTGCGGAGTTCTATTTTCCAGGAATTAAGTTTAACAACATCGACGAAATCCTCCCGGGTCTATCACAAGTAAGTTGTCATCAGTGTAAATACAGAAATGTTTTGATTcagtatgataattaattacaaatGAATCAAACATTACAATTTGTATTTCTCTTCATTTAAATCTTGAGAATGAAGTGGATTCTACCGTGTCACGTCATTTATGTCATTCATACTACCTCTTCCCTGCATCTATGGATGTTTGAGCAGGCCTAATGTATGGATATTTCAGCAAGCTGTAGATGTTTGAGTAAACTTAATATGTGGATATTTGAGCAAGCCTAATCTATGGATGTTTTAACAATCTTAATCTGTGGATTTGTATGCAAACCTAATCTGTGGCTGTTTGAGCAAGCCTAATCTGTGGCTGTTTGAGCAAGCCTAATCTGTGGCTGTTTGAGCAAGCCTAATCTGTGGCTGTTTGAGCAAGCCTAATCTGTGGCTGTTTGAGCAAGCCTAATCTGTGGCTGTTTGAGCAAGCCTAATCTGTGGCTGTTTGAGCAAGCCTAATCTGTGGCTGTTTGAGCAAGCCTAATCTGTGGCTGTTTGAGCAAGCCTAATCTGTGGCTGTTTGAGCAAGCCTAATCTGTGGCTGTTTGAGCAAGCCTAATCTGTGGATTTTTGAGTAAGCCGAAGCTATGGATGACTCTTAGTGTATGCTATGTGTAATGCCTTGTGCTCCTTGCTATATTATGAATAATATAATAAATGGACGAGGGATATTTGCAAAGTTTTGTTATCTAATATCTATGATCTTTTGCAATATTATTCACCTTTTTCTCAGTGTTAATACTTCACTAATGACAATAGATGCTCTCATCTATTTTTGACTGAAAAtggtagtgttttttttttttagtttttttactgaatcgaccaatccgttaaattCGCGGCGTATTAGTACAAATTAAACCACCGCAATATTGATGATATTTATGCATCTGCTTCGACAAGGTAAGTGGGTTGTTTACTAACGTTTCTgattaggcaaaacagttgcattgtTTACGGTGTAACAGATCGAGAAACCTGTTTTATGATAATGTATGTATCAAATACTTTgtcaaatataattaatatattatcttgCAGATGTTTGGAGACCTGCAGTTCAAGGCGGGAATCCTCAGTGCTGCCAACCTTCTCTCAGAGCACGTGTTGACCCGCGTGTTAAGGTTGGTAGACATGTGTCCAGGATCAGTACTCATCATTATTGAAAGTGGAAGTAGAGCTCTTAAATAAAGAATGAATAGCAACAAGTGGTACGCGAGTAGGTTCCCAACCTACTCGCACCAAAGTACACACAAAGCTATATATAATTACTAATTCACTGTGTCGGGAGACAGGaaaccagagtgtattcatacatgtcaggcttttatttatttatttatatacaagaaggtatattttAACGTGTAAATAGGCTTAAAACAGTAAATAATGGGCCTTAGATTATGATGTTTTAGCTTGGGTTCGgctgggttaggtaaggttaagtaGGCTTTATAACCCGTCAGCGAACCTTCTTATGTATAATATGACTTGTATCATTTACAACACACTCTTGTATCCCTGGCCAGGTTCGAATACATGGGAGGACCCAAACTATTTACTCTGCGCCACCCGGATCCCTCAGAGGCGCCGCCCATGCCTCCCGCCGTGGGCCACGGGGACGAGATGATGCTCCTCCTGCCGGAGCACGGACTCTTCAACCTCTCCAGCGAGCAGCGAGTCATCAGCCGGGATCTCATTGACATCGTGGAGAACTATGCTTATGGGCGGTGAGGACTCTGTGAAATGTTATGTTCAGGTTGATTTACGGGCGACGTTGgccctacgggctcgccatagcccgtgctacttggaaccttttgttccaggtagcgaatcttaaacaacgttGGCCCTTGGCTCATATACGAAACACTATGGTCTGGTACGTTCATAAAGTACTTTGCAGCCACTTGTTATGTGATGTAATTGATGTTAGAATAAAGATTTGTTTAACTATATTGAGTATCGGCGATACAAGGTTAACTCTTGGGCACTCAGTGGAACGGAAACCACCACGTTTGTTTTAATTCAGCTGGAAAAATTCCTCGAAATAACGAAGGGTCTAATTTATCTGAAGACAGAATTTATTATACTTCACgtaaatgtgatttctttgtgaataTGCTCTTAATCACCTTCATTATATGTTTTTCAGTATTTTAACCTTCATTATTTGTTGttcattaatcttattttttatgGCCACTCTTCGAACTCCATCTTTCTCTTGGTATCCCTTGTTTAAAACTGATTAACTATGATGATTTTAAAATTACTGCAAATTGTCTCTCGACTACTTTATTAGCTTTAACACATACAAAATATTTCACTGCGCTAGTAAATATTCAAATAAATATAATATCTAATGCAATAAGCGGTTCACTACACTCTCACTTAATGTTGTAATCTCTTGGCAGAGTTCCTCGGGAAGACTGGCCCCTGTTTACAACTGAGAGTCAAGAGACGTTAGTGCTGGGCGAGGATGGATCGTTCTACCGCGAGAAGTTCACCAGCCCAGAGCACGCACAGATGCTGTACAACATCCACGCCTACCACCACCACGATATCCTATTAGAGCTGGCCCAAGAGCAGGAGGAGCTTCATGACGAACTATGATCCACGAGAAGTTCACCAGCCCTAAGAACACAACATCCATACCTACCACCCTACAGGAGCTGACCCAAGAGCAGGAGGATCTTCATGACTATGATCCACGATCAATTCAGTAGTCCTAAGAACATCATGCACACCTACCATCACCACGGCATCCTGCAGGAGCTGACACAAGAGGAGGAATTTCATGACGATCTGATATTACTCGAAAATACCAAATGCATTTCCTAGTTTCATTTCCTGTGCTATCTGTTCATTATATTAATTACTAGGTGATAAATAGTTTCTTCATTTGGCTCATTGttcatatatacgtaaaatttatTATCTACCGAGACAGGAAATTATCGACATCTTTGAGATTTTTTTTTGTAGCCAATTTTTctcaagtttcattgttcatatttattCCAAGAGCTTATTTTGTTTATTAAAGTGGGTCAAGGTGAGAAGGTATAGATGAGAGAACAGGGAATGAAACATTTAGATGTATGAGAAAGAGGAAGTATAGAGGGAGAAAACGAAATAGGAAGAAGTatagagaaaaaaaaagacagaAATGTTGAGGGGGTTGGTGGACGAagagaggtggtgaggggggggggggataaagatAGAGGAAAGTGAAAGAGGATTGGAATGAGCAGAAAAATAACAGCTTGGGGCAGGGTTctcacaacctgtcctctcaaataaaagcattttgacgtcaaaatccccAATGGACAAAATATGTTGTTCTATAAATCATTCACATTTTCTATATTAGTTTTAGTACAACATttttttgtacgttgtggcacaACGTACAAAATTTCAAAGTGACCGATGTTTTTTTTACTGGTTAGTCAAAACAAGAATTTTGTCAACGGTTTCTTGAACCATAAATTAAGATTTCGTGACCTTTTAATATTTACCTAATGAGAATTGTTCAAGAAAGTGTTAACATATACTAAAAAAATCTCAACATTGTGCCAGATTTGCGACTATCGTGATGTATGGCAGCATGTAAGTATTACCATTATAAACAATGGTACACGTACAATAAATTTTAATAGCCTACATCGTTTATAGTATTTGACGGCTGGAAAAAAAATTCCTTGggtatatttaacaagtcaccgaCTTTGTccccatcgaggccactagagatatgttgttgttatagattcagctactcagaacaagttccaagtagcacgggctatggtgagcccgtagtagacttacctggcacaggagcggtgctgcacTAGAGATAGTGACCCCTCAGGTAAATACCATATTAAATGGTAGTTCTGATAGTTTGTCGCTGGGCGGAGTGGGCGTTCCCTTGTTATCCTTTCCCGATATTTGTGGAAGAGGCGGCAGTCGGCTGCTGTCTGCCACGGGCGGAGGAACAACCTTTATACTTTCGTGAGAGCGATCACCAGTAATTATAAAGGGGTACGTGGAGGTTTAGTTTATTATGTACTCATActttttctatttttattgcgTATTTATATAATTCTTGaatctttattttatatata contains:
- the LOC123771951 gene encoding cocaine esterase, producing MRRGLAWVWAWVLVVGCGRGACAAEVTVGGGVVRGAVRQSQSGREYHAFNAIPYAQPPVGKNRFMPTVAGAEWSGVLDATQPKQPCAQAALGITAGVEDCLNLYVYTPKVPAPDDVVSLPVVVWLHGGSFVVGGAASLDESFLMDRDIVLVIPQYRLGLLGFLATSTGRIPGNMGMLDQVEALRWVRDNIAAFGGNPEEVTLAGDCGGGAAAIYHMLSPLSQGLFQRVLSLSGSPLSPWALNSRPHRFMLILANILKCPAYDQSLFLKCLQELDQAELLEPTQIVIEGRDPLVGNHRLAPHVQKAEQSDESSLFLHQHPLKGLTEGSFHKVPVLMGVTRDVGSYLVDMEFYELMEYKLANDQEFLGKLLELLLKENDISDFTTHEEEFAEFYFPGIKFNNIDEILPGLSQMFGDLQFKAGILSAANLLSEHVLTRVLRFEYMGGPKLFTLRHPDPSEAPPMPPAVGHGDEMMLLLPEHGLFNLSSEQRVISRDLIDIVENYAYGRVPREDWPLFTTESQETLVLGEDGSFYREKFTSPEHAQMLYNIHAYHHHDILLELAQEQEELHDEL